The genomic window GCATCAGCACCATCAAGAACCTCAAGAACGGCTTTGGTTTCGTGGTAATGCCACCCAACAACCTGTTCTTCAGCTACGCCGACATGGCCGAAGGTGACTTCAACGACCTGCGCGAAGGCGACTGGGTGGAGTTCACCGTGGGCCGCAACCACCGCGACGAAGACTGCGCCCGCAACGTGCGCAAAGTGCAGCCGCCCCAAGACCCGGATGGCGACGAGTACGAAGAGCACGAGCACGAGTCGGCTTCCTCCGACTTGCTCTAAGCCGTAGCGTAGTTACTGCTTGATTGAAAAAAAGCCGGCCGTTCCCCTTCAATGCGGGAGCGGCCGGCCTTTTTGTGGAGTATGCCCGGAGGCTACAGATCAGCGGGCGAATTATCGGCGTCGGGGAAGAGCAGGCGGTGGAAGTCGCGCTTGTCGGCCGGGTAGCGGTTGAAAGTCCCCATACCCCGGGCCACGATTAGCTCCCGGTTGAGGCAATGAATCTCGGCGCTGCTCACCACCAGCGTCTTACCCGAGTGGTCGACGCGGGCCCGGGCCACGAGCTGGTCGTGAAGGCGCACCGGGTGCAGGTAGTTGATTTTGAACTCGACCGTGGACACCAGCTCCCCGGTCTGGAAGGCGAAGGTGAGGGCCGCTGCCCCCAGGGCGGAGTCCATGAGGCCGGCAATAACGCCGCCGTGGCAGGTACCCGGCGACGACAGGTGCTCGGGCCGCACCGCCATGCTGTACTCCACCTGGCCGGGGCCGGCCACCGTGAGCTGCATACCGTTGGTGCGGCCGTAGTGGTTGATTTGGTTGTAGATACCAACCAGGGTAGCTACGTCGTAGGATTGCTCCATAAGGAAAAAGGACTGGGCGGAAAAGAACTGGATATTGGCCGAAAAGTTAGGTTTCTTTACGCTATAACCCCACCGCTATGTCTGCCGCGCCCCTCACCTTCGCCGAATTTTACCCCCGCTACCTGCGCGAGCACAGCAAGCGGGGCACCCGCATTCTGCACTTCACTGGCACCACGCTGTTTTTGCTGGCCCTGGGGTTGGCCGTGGTCTGGCAGCGGTTCAACCTGATTCCGCTGGGCATCGTGGCGGCCTATGGCTTTGCCTGGGTGGGGCACTTCTTTGTGGAGCGTAACCGGCCGGCCACGTTTCAACACCCCTGGTATTCCCTGCTCGGCGACTTCCGCCTGTACTTCGACCTGCTGCGGGGCCGGGAGCAATTTTGAACCACGGATTCGACGGATTCTGTGGCTGGCTTCTACCACGCTTTACCAACTCCGCTACCGGGTGCGGAGGCTGAAGCTACAACTCCTTGCGCATCAGAAAGTGCTGAATGGAGCCGAAGAGCAGGTGGGATGGGGCCACGACGTGGTAGCCCAGCCGCTCGTAGAAGGGCACTGCCTCCTGGCGGGCGTGCAGAATGCACTCGGTATAGCCCTGCTGGCGGGCGCCGGCTTCCAGATATGCCAGCAACTGCCGCCCGATGCCCTGGCCCTGAAAGGCCGGATCCACGGCCATGTAGCGCACCTGTATCTGCCTGGGGCCGGACGGGTGTTGGCGGGCCACGCCGGCTACGTGGCCTTCGGGAGTTGTGTACAAGGCATGCATCGTGGTGGGCGCGTCATCGTCGTCGGCCCGCTCGGAGCCGGGTGGCTGCTGCCAGGGCTGGCGCAGCACTTGGTAGCGCAGCTGGTAGTAGGCGGCAAAGTCGGCGGGGGAGTGGGGGGCACGAACAGGCATGAGCGGGTGGTAAAAGGGTAAGTTGGGGAATAGCGGCCGAAAAATCTAGGTGGGTTGCGGCTGGCATTTGATACTTTTGCCACTTCCCGGGTCGGTGTACGTATGCTGCGTAAGTCCGCCCAGGGTCGGCCGACCCAGAGTCGGCCACCATCCTTTCACTCCCAACCCACGACCATGCCCTCCTTCGACATTGTAAGCAAAGTAGACCCGCAAACCTTGGAAAACGCGGTAAATACCGCCAAAAAAGAGCTGCAGACCCGCTACGACCTGCGTGACACCAAGGGCGGCATTGAGCTCGACAAGAAAGCCAATACCATTCAGCTCAGCTCCGAAAATTCCATGCGCGTCAAGGCCCTGGAGGATATTCTGCTGGGCCGGGTCGTGAAGCAGGGCCTCGACGGTACCTGCCTCGACTTTTCGGCCGAGGAGCAGCCCAGCGGGGCCATGGTCAAGAAAACCATCAAGGTGCGGGCCGGTATCGACAAGGAAGCCAGCCGCAAGATCATGAAGCTCATCAAGGACAGCAAAATCAAGGTCGACGCCCAAACCCAGGACGAGCAAATCCGGGTGTCGAGCAAGAAGATTGACGAGCTCCAACAGGTTATTGCCCTGCTGCGCCAAAAGAGCGCCGAAGTAGGCCAGCCCCTGCAGTTCGTCAACATGAAGTAGAGGTTGCCAATGTGCGAATGTGGTTGAATGTGCATAATGTGCGAATGATTTGAGACTTCAAGTGTCGCCCTGCATTAGCACATCAGCACATTGTTCACCAGCACATTAGAAACACATTTTCCACATTAGCACATTAACCAGTGTTTGATATTTCTGCTTTTTCCAGCCCCGCCACTTGGATTAGTCTGCTCACGCTGACGTTCATGGAAATCGTGCTGGGCATCGACAACATCATCTTCATTTCTATTGTCGTCAATAAGCTGCCCCACGACCAGCAGAAGCGGGGCCGCACCATTGGGCTGCTGCTGGCCCTGCTGTTCCGCATTGGGCTGCTGCTGAGCATTTCCTGGATTGTGAGCCTCAAGGACCCGCTCTTCACGCTGAACCTGCCCTTCCTGGAGCCCAACTTCGGCGTTTCGGGCCGCGACCTTATCCTGCTGGCCGGGGGCCTGTTCCTGCTGAGCAAGAGCACCACCGAAATTCACACCAAGCTGCAGGGCGAGGAGGACGCGGCCGGGGAAGGCAAGTTTCACACCATGTCGCGCGTCATTATGCAGATTGTCATCGTCGACATCGTCTTCTCCTTCGACTCGATTCTGACGGCCGTGGGGCTGGTCGACAACGTGCTGGTGATGATTCTGGCCGTTATTCTGGCTATGGGCGTCATGCTGGCCTTCTCGGGCTACATTGCCGACTTCGTCAATAAGAACCCCACCATCAAGATGCTGGCCCTGTCGTTCCTGATTATGATTGGCATCATGCTGGTGATGGAAGCCTTCCACAAGGAAATTCCGAAAGGCTACATCTACTTTGCCATGTTCTTCTCCCTGGTTGTGGAGCTGCTCAACATGCGCCTGCGCAAGAAAACCACCCCAGTTCACCTGCGCGACTCGCAGTACGACTAGGTTAGTCGGAGCCCAAAAAAGGCCCGTTCCACCTCTGGAACGGGCCTTTTTTGTTGTTTTCCGCGGCTTTACACCCTGATTATGAGCACCACGACCAACAAGGCAAAGGACGTGGCTAAGATGGCCGCATTTACCCGGCCGGCGTCGCCGAGAAGCTTGCCCTGGGTGAAGCCGGCCGCCAGCAAGAGCAGGCTCGTGAAAGTGAAAAGCGCCTGATGCCGGAACAGAACCGGCAGGGGCGGGCCAGCGGGCAAAAAGCGGGCTTCGCGAATGAAATGGCCCAGCAGCGACACCCGTAGCTGGACTAAGCCGGCAGAAGAATTCCCGCCGGCCGTATAGTCGCCGCTGGTTAGAAATTTCCCTTTGCTCGTGCGGATAATGTAGGTATCGGCTCCGCTGTCGTAGATGGCAGCGCTAAGCAACGAGGCCGTCGTTGTGTAGCGCAGTCCGTAGTAGTCGATGAAAACGAGCAGGCCCAGCAGCAGCAGAATTCTGCCCCACAGCCGAACGGGCCTTTGGTAAGCTCCAAAATTAATTGGGGCCGGGCGGCGCTGACGCGGCGGGTTGGCGGTGGCCGGGCGGTAGGGACGCCCCTGGGGCGGAGAACCGGGCGCAGTTCTAGGCGGTGGTGGGGGCAGCGGCGTGCGGGAGGCTTCCAGCAGCGCGTCGTAGCCGCGGCGGCGGGCCGGGTTGCTGAGCACGTCGTAGGCCTCGTTGATGCGCAAAAACCGCTGGTGGGCGGCCGGGTCGGTGGTGCGGTCGGGGTGGGTGAGCAGCACCAGCCGGCGATAAGCCCGGCGGATATCGTCGGGCGTGGCCTGCTCGTCCACTCCCAGCGTGTGGTAGTGGTTCGGCATCATTAGGCGGCGCCGGTTAGCTGGGCCGTGAGGGCCGGCAGCTGGCTGCTGACCCGCTGCGTGGCCAGCTCCAGCAGGCGGCGGTTGAGTTCGGAGCGGTGCTGCCGATAAAATTCCTGCTCGGAACTCGTAAACAGCCCGATAATTACCCCGATAATGGTGTAGCGCAGTTTCACGTTGCGGCTCAGTAGCTCGGTTACCGTGCGCAGCTGCTCGGCTTCGTTGCGCGCCTGAAAGGCCACGTGGTGCTCCCGCAGAAAGTCGGCTACCAGCGCCAGTAGCAGCTCATTCTGCAGCTTCAGTACCGGCCGCAGGGTACGGTGCAGGAAGTCGCCGGCGGTGGGCTCGGGGGCCACGGCCAGCGTGGTGGGCAGCACGGGACGCAGGGCCAGCAGGGCAGTGTCAGCGGAGGTGGGAAGGGCAGAAGCCATAAAACGGCAGTAGATGAAAGCTGAAAAGTACAAAAAACCCGCCCAGCACTCAGCCAGACGGGTTTTTTGTATACGCAAACGGTTAACGGCAGGACTTAGTGCTGCACCACCACTTTTTTGGTCATCGTGCCTTCCGACGTGGTCAGGCGCACCACGTACAGGCCGTTAGCCAATTCCGAGGTGTTCAGGCGCAGGCCTTCGGACTGGATACGGGCCGGAGCCGCCGAGGAGCTCATTACCTTCCGGCCCAGCATCGTCAGCACTTCCACCATCACTGGCGTTGCGCTGCTTACCTGCGTCCGCACGGTCAGCTGGTCGTGGGCCGGGTTGGGGTATACTTCCACCAGGCTCTCGTTCAAGGCTTTCTGGGTGCTCAGCACGGCGGGCAGCTCGTAGCCGGCCGTGTTGTCGGTGAGGGAGTTGCTGCTACCCTGCACGGCGTTGGCGCCCATACCCCGCCGGGCAAATACTTTCCAGATCAGGTCGGCGTTGGCACCGCCGTTGTTGGCGGCATCCGCTTTGAGAATGGCGTCGCGGCCGTCTAGGAAGCCGGGGCTGCACTTCTGCAGCTTCAGGCCGTCGATTACCAATTGCAAGGCAATGTTATTGCCGCCGGTCGTGCCGGTCAGGTCCGCATTGTAGCCGTAGCGGTTGATCAGAGCCCAGTTCAGGTCCCACAGTACCGAGGCCCACACGTAGCCGATGCTGTGCACGGCCGTGTAGCCCGTGGTGCCAATCAGGGCATACGTCGACGGGTTGATGCTCATATCGGTGCTGTAGCGGGTTGGCCGGATACCGGGGCCCGTGGTAGGCTCGAAGGAGGCGTAAGTGCCAATACCCCGACCCGCAGTGCCCACGTCGCCGGGCTTCGTGGTCATCCACAAGCCGAAGAAGTCACTCCAGCCTTCGCCCATCTGTTCGGCATTGTTGAGGCAGCTCGTGGTGGCCGGCCCGCCGGTGAGGCGGTTCGAGATGCCGTGGCCGTATTCGTGGGCAATGATGCCGTTGTCGAAGTCCCCGTCGCGGTAGTAGAGGGCGCCGGAAGCCGAAATCGAGATGATCTGACCACTGCGGGCTGCCGTTTTCAAACGCTCCCCATCCGCTTTGGTAATGAAAACCGAGGGAATGCGCAGGCCAATGGTGTCGGGCGCCGAGCCGCCCATGCGGGTCAGCGTGGTCGAGTTCGGCACGCTGTCCATCATGATAACCATGCGGGCACCGGCGTTCTGGGCATTTTTGATTTTGTTGGCGAAGCCGCACTTGCCGCGCTCAATCAGGGCAATGCTGCCGTTGACGGCCGCGGCATTCACGAGGGGTTCGTTGCAGCCGCGCTCGGGCTTGGCCGAGCCGTCATTTACGACTACCAGATTGGCCGTGATGGGACCCACGTTAGACAATTTGCGGCCCAAGGAGCCTTCCAGGGCGTTCAGCGAACCGGCCAGGGCCGCCGGGGCCGTGATGTTGATAGCCAGCTCGGACCGGTCCCACAGGTACATCTGCATCCGGGGTGGCGAGCCGTCGGCCGGGGCCGAGAAGTTAGCGTTGTTCAGGTTCGGTAGGGCCAGCGTCGCGCCATCCTGTGCTTCGGCCCGTACGGCGTCGTTACCGAGGCCCGTGGCGCCGTAGTTTTTGGCTTGGAAGTTACCGCTGACCTCGTTAAAGCCTTTGCGGAACATGATGTCGTGCACCAGGTTGTTCCAGTAGAACAGGTTCACGACGGCCGCGTTCAGGTTGGTGGCCGCGGCCGTCTCCTTCAGGCTATTGAAAGGAAAGTCGAACTCCAGGTTAGCGCCGCCGTCGGGGCTCACGCTGGTCGCGGCCGAGTACACGTTGCGGTTGTTCCGGTCGTCGTAGGCGTGCACGTTGTTGCCGCGGGTAATGGTGTATTCAGCCCCGGCTACTCCGTCGGTATCGTGCCAGCCAAAGGGCGAGGCCAGCACGTCGGCGGGGTTGGTCATTAGCTGCCGGGCTCCGTGGGTCGGGCTCTCTACCGTCAGGGGCCACACGTTGTAGCTATTAGCCACGTTGGGACGGCGGCCCACCACCGGAGTTACCGCCGGCTGGGGACTGGCGGCCGCGGCGGCCATCTGCGCTACGGGCCGCGTCAGGGTGCTCACGCTGAAGCTCTCACTGATGGTAAGGTCGTTTTTATCGAGCAGAACGCCCGTGCTGGCATCCACCCGGGCGCTCCAGTAGTGGTCGGCGGACAGGGGAGCCAGGGTCACGTCCCACACCAGCCGCAACGAGCCGTCGGCCAGGGGCAGGTACATGAGCTTAACCGAGATTTTCTCCAGCGAAATGCCGGCGTCACTAAACTCCATTCCCGCGGCAGCGGTGCCGGCTTTCAGGGTTTGCAGGCTGCCGGGGGCGGGCATGTTCAGCGCCTTGGCCGCAGCCGCCACAGCCTGCTCGGCCGATAGGGCCGGAGTAGCGGGGCGGGCCAGCTGGGTTACGTTGGGCAGAAAGCTGCTGTTGAGGCTGGCCACTTTACCGGCCCGGTCCAGGTGCACGTCGGCTACGGCCCCGTACACCTCTACGCCCTGGTAGCGCTGACGCAGATACGTATGGGTCAGGCCGTTGTGGGCGTCGGTATACTGGCTCGTAATGGCCGGGTCACGCAGGTCGGCCTCGCTTAGGCCCAGGCGGCTGCGTTGGGCCGCGAGCTGACTGATGGCCCGTTCGGCCGGAGCATTTTGGGCCGTTGCCAGCGCGGGAGCAGCCAGTAATGCAGCGGCGGTAAGAGCGCGCATTACTGAAGCGGTAAAGGTTGACTTCATGTAGGGATGATTGGAGAAGAGAAAGGTTGGCACCACTGGATATTATAAACCCCAATAGCATTGTCGCCAAATCTACACACGGTTTACAGCAAAACCGCCTCTTTTCTATGAAGTCTTATAGTTTGGTGGTTTTGCGACTGGTATAGCTACCTAAAGCCAAAATGCTGTACACCCGCTAAGCGGAAGTCGACAGTAGTTTGCCGATAAAGTCCCATAGCACCACACCCGCCGCCACACTCACGTTCAGGGAATGCTTGGTGCCGAATTGCGGAATTTCCACCGCCGCGTCGCACAGGGCCAGCACCTCGTCGTCGACGCCGAATACTTCGTTGCCCATTATCAGCGCGTAAGGCTGGCCGGGTACGGGCCGGAAATCAGGGAGCAGCCGGCTGGCGTCGGTTTGCTCCACGGCCACCACCACGTAGCCGGCGGCCTTGAGCTGCTGAATGGCTTCCACGGTGGTAGCGGCATATTCCCACGTTACCGACTCGGTGCTGCCCAGGGCCGTCTTCGTTATTTCGCGCTGCGGAGGGCGCCCGGTAATGCCGCAGAGCCAGATTTTCTCGATGGCAAAGGCGTCGGCGGTGCGGAAGGCCGAGCCCACGTTGTGCAGGCTGCGCACGTTGTCGAGGACCAGGGTAAGGGGGAATTTTTGCGTACTTTTGAAGTCTGCCACCGAGAGCCGGTTCAGCTCTTCCATTGTTCTTTTGCGCATTGCCAGCAAGGTATTTTGCCCAAAGGTAGGATGCGCCGCCCGTTGCGGCCCCCGGGCCGGAACTGAGCCTTCGGCCACCGCTGTTGGCAAGTAGTCCTTTCTATTCAATACCCGCGCTTTTCGGCGCTTTATTCTTCCTGATTCCTTTGCGTACTGCCTCTACTCCGAAGAAGCCGGTGCCCATGCACGGCACGCTGGGGCCCGCCCCGGTGATTGATACGCCGCTGATGAAGCAGTATTATCAGCTTAAAGAGCAGCACCCCGGCGCGCTGCTCCTGTTCCGCGTCGGCGACTTCTACGAAACCTTCGGCGAGGATGCCGTGACGGCTTCCCGCATCCTGGACATTACCCTGACCAAGCGCGGAGCCGGCACCTCGTCGGAAACCCCGCTGGCCGGCTTCCCCCACCACGCCCTCGACAACTACCTGCCCAAGCTGGTGCGGGCCGGGCAGCGGGTGGCCATCTGCGACCAGCTCGAAGACCCCAAGCAGGCCAAGGGCCTCGTTAAGCGCGGTATTACCGAGCTGGTTACGCCCGGGGTGTCCTTCAACGACAACGTGCTGGAGCGCCGCTCCAACAACTACCTGGCCGCCGTGCACTTCGGGAAGCAGGAGTGCGGCATTGCTTTCCTCGACATCAGTACCGGCGAATTCCTGGTGGCCCAGGGTGACCATGCCTACCTGGGCAAGCTGCTCCAAAATTTCAGTCCGGCTGAAGTCTTGTTCTGCAAGAAAAGCCGCTCGGAGTTTGAGCAGCACTACGGCCCGGATTATTGCCACTACGCGCTGGATGAGTGGGTTTTCGGGGCCGACTACACCTACGAGACCCTAACCCGCCACTTCAACACGGCTTCGCTCAAGGGCTTCGGCATCGACGGGCTGCGGGAAGGCATTACGGCCGCCGGCTGCATTATGCACTACTTGGCCGAAACCAAGCACACCGACATTGGTCACATTGCCAGCATCGGCCGCCTGGAGGAGGATAAGTACGTGTGGCTCGACCGGTTCACCGTCCGCAACCTGGAGCTGGTGCACGCCCAGCACCCCGGCGGCGTACCCCTGATTGACATTCTGGACCAGACCGTGACGCCCATGGGCGCCCGCCTGCTG from Hymenobacter chitinivorans DSM 11115 includes these protein-coding regions:
- a CDS encoding DUF962 domain-containing protein, with protein sequence MSAAPLTFAEFYPRYLREHSKRGTRILHFTGTTLFLLALGLAVVWQRFNLIPLGIVAAYGFAWVGHFFVERNRPATFQHPWYSLLGDFRLYFDLLRGREQF
- a CDS encoding PaaI family thioesterase; this translates as MEQSYDVATLVGIYNQINHYGRTNGMQLTVAGPGQVEYSMAVRPEHLSSPGTCHGGVIAGLMDSALGAAALTFAFQTGELVSTVEFKINYLHPVRLHDQLVARARVDHSGKTLVVSSAEIHCLNRELIVARGMGTFNRYPADKRDFHRLLFPDADNSPADL
- a CDS encoding TerC family protein yields the protein MFDISAFSSPATWISLLTLTFMEIVLGIDNIIFISIVVNKLPHDQQKRGRTIGLLLALLFRIGLLLSISWIVSLKDPLFTLNLPFLEPNFGVSGRDLILLAGGLFLLSKSTTEIHTKLQGEEDAAGEGKFHTMSRVIMQIVIVDIVFSFDSILTAVGLVDNVLVMILAVILAMGVMLAFSGYIADFVNKNPTIKMLALSFLIMIGIMLVMEAFHKEIPKGYIYFAMFFSLVVELLNMRLRKKTTPVHLRDSQYD
- a CDS encoding RNA methyltransferase; this translates as MRKRTMEELNRLSVADFKSTQKFPLTLVLDNVRSLHNVGSAFRTADAFAIEKIWLCGITGRPPQREITKTALGSTESVTWEYAATTVEAIQQLKAAGYVVVAVEQTDASRLLPDFRPVPGQPYALIMGNEVFGVDDEVLALCDAAVEIPQFGTKHSLNVSVAAGVVLWDFIGKLLSTSA
- a CDS encoding YajQ family cyclic di-GMP-binding protein, which gives rise to MPSFDIVSKVDPQTLENAVNTAKKELQTRYDLRDTKGGIELDKKANTIQLSSENSMRVKALEDILLGRVVKQGLDGTCLDFSAEEQPSGAMVKKTIKVRAGIDKEASRKIMKLIKDSKIKVDAQTQDEQIRVSSKKIDELQQVIALLRQKSAEVGQPLQFVNMK
- a CDS encoding GNAT family N-acetyltransferase; this translates as MPVRAPHSPADFAAYYQLRYQVLRQPWQQPPGSERADDDDAPTTMHALYTTPEGHVAGVARQHPSGPRQIQVRYMAVDPAFQGQGIGRQLLAYLEAGARQQGYTECILHARQEAVPFYERLGYHVVAPSHLLFGSIQHFLMRKEL
- a CDS encoding T9SS-dependent M36 family metallopeptidase codes for the protein MRALTAAALLAAPALATAQNAPAERAISQLAAQRSRLGLSEADLRDPAITSQYTDAHNGLTHTYLRQRYQGVEVYGAVADVHLDRAGKVASLNSSFLPNVTQLARPATPALSAEQAVAAAAKALNMPAPGSLQTLKAGTAAAGMEFSDAGISLEKISVKLMYLPLADGSLRLVWDVTLAPLSADHYWSARVDASTGVLLDKNDLTISESFSVSTLTRPVAQMAAAAASPQPAVTPVVGRRPNVANSYNVWPLTVESPTHGARQLMTNPADVLASPFGWHDTDGVAGAEYTITRGNNVHAYDDRNNRNVYSAATSVSPDGGANLEFDFPFNSLKETAAATNLNAAVVNLFYWNNLVHDIMFRKGFNEVSGNFQAKNYGATGLGNDAVRAEAQDGATLALPNLNNANFSAPADGSPPRMQMYLWDRSELAINITAPAALAGSLNALEGSLGRKLSNVGPITANLVVVNDGSAKPERGCNEPLVNAAAVNGSIALIERGKCGFANKIKNAQNAGARMVIMMDSVPNSTTLTRMGGSAPDTIGLRIPSVFITKADGERLKTAARSGQIISISASGALYYRDGDFDNGIIAHEYGHGISNRLTGGPATTSCLNNAEQMGEGWSDFFGLWMTTKPGDVGTAGRGIGTYASFEPTTGPGIRPTRYSTDMSINPSTYALIGTTGYTAVHSIGYVWASVLWDLNWALINRYGYNADLTGTTGGNNIALQLVIDGLKLQKCSPGFLDGRDAILKADAANNGGANADLIWKVFARRGMGANAVQGSSNSLTDNTAGYELPAVLSTQKALNESLVEVYPNPAHDQLTVRTQVSSATPVMVEVLTMLGRKVMSSSAAPARIQSEGLRLNTSELANGLYVVRLTTSEGTMTKKVVVQH
- a CDS encoding J domain-containing protein — encoded protein: MMPNHYHTLGVDEQATPDDIRRAYRRLVLLTHPDRTTDPAAHQRFLRINEAYDVLSNPARRRGYDALLEASRTPLPPPPPRTAPGSPPQGRPYRPATANPPRQRRPAPINFGAYQRPVRLWGRILLLLGLLVFIDYYGLRYTTTASLLSAAIYDSGADTYIIRTSKGKFLTSGDYTAGGNSSAGLVQLRVSLLGHFIREARFLPAGPPLPVLFRHQALFTFTSLLLLAAGFTQGKLLGDAGRVNAAILATSFALLVVVLIIRV